The Euphorbia lathyris chromosome 8, ddEupLath1.1, whole genome shotgun sequence genome has a window encoding:
- the LOC136202271 gene encoding endoglucanase 25-like, with protein sequence MSMYGRDPWGGPLEINTADSATDDDRSRNLQDLDRAALSRPLDETQQSWLLGPTEQKKKKKYVDLGCIIVSRKIFVWTVGALVVSALLAGFITLIVKTVPRHHHSKPPPDNYTLALHKALMFFNAQRSGKLPKHNNVSWRGNSCMNDGKSATGTIFKDLAGGYYDAGDAIKFHFPKAFAMTMLSWSVIEYSAKYEAAGELAHVKEIIKWGTDYFLKTFNHTADTINTIAAQVGKGDTSGGNTEHNDHYCWMRPEDIDYDRPVTQCSSCSDLAAEMAAALASASIVFKDNKAYSQKLVHGATTLFKFSRDQRGRYSVGTEAATFYNSTSYWDEFIWGASWLYYATGNSSYLTLATHPTLAKHAGAFWGGPFYGVHSWDNKLTGSQVLLSRLRLFLSPGYPYEEILRTFHNQTSIIMCSYLPIFTSFNRTKGGLIQLNHGAPQPLQYVVNAAFLATLFSDYLEAADTPGWYCGPNFYSTNVLRDFAKTQIDYILGKNPRKMSYVVGFGNHYPKHAHHRGASIPKNKVKYNCKGGWKWRDSKKPNPNILIGAMVAGPDKHDGFKDVRTNYNYTEPTLAGNAGLVAALVALSGDKSTRIDKNTIFSAVPPMFPTPPPPPAPWKP encoded by the exons ATGAGCATGTATGGACGAGATCCATGGGGCGGACCGCTGGAGATTAACACAGCTGATTCCGCCACCGACGATGACCGGAGTAGGAACTTACAGGATCTAGATAGAGCAGCTCTATCCAGACCTTTGGATGAAACTCAGCAGAGTTGGCTTTTAGGTCCGActgagcagaagaagaagaaaaaatatgTAGATCTCGGTTGTATCATCGTCAGTCGGAAGATCTTTGTATGGACTGTCGGAGCTCTTGTTGTTTCTGCTCTTTTAGCCGGTTTTATTACGTTGATTGTCAAGACTGTGCCTCGTCATCATCATTCTAAACCTCCGCCGGATAATTACACTCTCGCGTTGCATAAAGCCCTAATGTTCTTCAATGCTCAACGCT CTGGAAAACTCCCTAAGCATAATAATGTTTCCTGGAGAGGTAATTCGTGTATGAACGATGGTAAATCTGCTACTGGTACTATTTTTAAAGATCTGGCGGGTGGATATTATGATGCTGGAGATGCTATCAAGTTCCATTTTCCAAAAGCATTTGCTATGACTATGTTGAGCTGGAGTGTGATTGAATATAGTGCTAAGTATGAAGCTGCTGGAGAGCTCGCTCATGTCAAAGAAATTATTAAGTGGGGAACTGATTACTTTCTCAAGACCTTTAATCATACTGCCGACACTATCAACACCATTGCTGCTCAG GTTGGTAAAGGGGATACTTCTGGAGGAAATACGGAACATAATGATCATTATTGTTGGATGCGCCCGGAGGACATTGATTACGACCGTCCTGTTACACAATGTAGTTCTTGTTCTGATCTTGCTGCAGAAATGGCTGCAGCCTTAGCATCTGCTTCAATTGTTTTCAAAGATAACAAGGCCTATTCTCAGAAACTTGTCCATGGTGCTACAACTCTCTTTAAATTCTCGAGGGATCAGCGGGGTAGATACAGTGTAGGTACGGAAGCTGCCACTTTCTATAACTCAACTAGCTACTGGGATGAGTTCATTTGGGGTGCTTCTTGGCTCTACTATGCTACTGGAAATTCTTCCTATCTTACCCTTGCTACACATCCTACTCTTGCCAAGCATGCTGGTGCTTTCTGGGGAGGGCCGTTCTACGGTGTCCATAGCTGGGATAACAAGCTTACCGGCTCGCAG GTGCTTTTGAGTCGTTTGAGATTGTTCTTGAGCCCTGGATATCCATATGAAGAAATATTAAGGACATTCCACAATCAGACAAGTATAATAATGTGTTCCTATCTACCGATTTTCACAAGCTTTAACCGCACCAAAG GAGGATTAATACAGTTAAACCATGGAGCACCTCAGCCTCTTCAATATGTTGTTAATGCAGCTTTCCTAGCTACTTTATTTAGTGATTATCTCGAAGCTGCGGATACACCCGGATGGTACTGCGGACCAAATTTCTACTCAACTAATGTCCTTCGCGACTTTGCCAAAACGCAG ATTGATTATATCCTCGGCAAAAATCCTCGGAAAATGAGTTACGTTGTCGGTTTTGGTAATCATTACCCGAAGCATGCACATCATCGGGGTGCATCGATCCCCAAGAATAAAGTAAAGTATAACTGTAAAGGAGGATGGAAATGGAGAGACAGCAAAAAGCCAAACCCGAATATACTCATTGGAGCCATGGTTGCTGGTCCCGACAAGCACGATGGTTTCAAAGATGTTCGAACCAACTACAATTACACCGAGCCAACTCTTGCAGGGAATGCAGGTTTAGTTGCTGCACTTGTGGCTTTATCAGGTGACAAGAGTACTCGAATCGACAAGAACACCATCTTCTCCGCTGTTCCTCCTATGTTTCCGACTCCACCACCGCCTCCAGCTCCCTGGAAACCTTAA